A genomic stretch from Bordetella sp. N includes:
- a CDS encoding TetR/AcrR family transcriptional regulator, producing the protein MPSSPVAPSAHKSRGRPREFDEAAFLDAAITLFRHRSFSGVSISDITEATGLTAGSIYKAYTDKQGVFAKALERYIDQREMRLRERLEHVKDGKSRIAELLRDYVALSQGRDGKLGCMVVAGITDIEQLGVAADVLNQQLKKRLAALKALIAAGRDDGSIPADIDINATASVLLALLQGMRVVAKASTLTDDADAFMRRALRLLD; encoded by the coding sequence ATGCCCTCCTCCCCCGTAGCCCCTTCCGCGCACAAGTCCCGCGGCAGACCCCGCGAGTTCGACGAAGCAGCCTTCCTCGATGCGGCGATCACGTTGTTCCGTCATCGCAGCTTTAGCGGGGTAAGTATCAGCGACATTACTGAAGCCACCGGGCTGACGGCGGGGAGCATTTACAAGGCCTACACGGACAAGCAAGGCGTCTTCGCCAAAGCTTTGGAACGCTACATCGACCAGCGGGAAATGCGCTTGCGGGAGCGGCTTGAACACGTCAAGGATGGCAAAAGCAGAATTGCCGAACTGCTCCGCGACTACGTCGCGTTGAGCCAGGGACGCGACGGCAAGCTTGGCTGCATGGTTGTCGCCGGCATCACGGATATAGAGCAGCTTGGTGTTGCGGCCGATGTGCTGAATCAACAGTTAAAGAAACGCTTGGCAGCGCTTAAAGCGCTTATCGCCGCTGGCCGCGATGACGGATCGATTCCGGCGGACATCGACATTAACGCGACCGCAAGCGTGCTGCTGGCGCTTCTGCAGGGCATGCGCGTGGTAGCGAAGGCATCCACGCTCACAGACGATGCAGACGCGTTCATGCGACGCGCGCTCCGGTTGCTGGACTGA
- a CDS encoding alpha/beta fold hydrolase: MTFTKLPAPPAGFSHQFGRANGLRFHYVAGGREDRPALVLLAGFPESWFAWRHVMERLADRYRIVAVDLPGQGDSDKPLSGYDTQTVARRLHDFIGSLGLGRYYLAAHDVGAWVAFPYAMMFDDEIRALTLMDAGIPGVSLPDMLPSSSEKSWKTWHFSFHAVADLPEALLQGRERIYLEWFFREKTANPSCYGEIEMAEYERLLSAPGGLRAGLAFYRSLSESATQNKALAETRRLAMPVLGLSSDQGSIPDMAATLRPYGDDVHSDTILHCGHFQPEEQPEAVAKALARFFR; encoded by the coding sequence ATGACTTTCACCAAACTTCCTGCGCCCCCTGCGGGCTTCAGCCATCAATTCGGTCGCGCGAATGGTTTGCGCTTTCACTATGTCGCCGGAGGCCGCGAAGACAGGCCGGCACTGGTTCTGCTCGCCGGTTTTCCCGAAAGCTGGTTCGCCTGGCGCCATGTGATGGAGCGACTCGCTGACCGGTACCGGATCGTTGCCGTCGACTTACCCGGACAAGGTGACAGCGATAAGCCCTTATCGGGCTATGACACACAGACGGTTGCCCGGCGTTTACATGATTTCATCGGGTCACTGGGCTTGGGACGCTACTACCTTGCGGCGCACGATGTCGGCGCGTGGGTAGCGTTTCCCTATGCAATGATGTTCGACGACGAGATACGCGCCCTTACCCTGATGGACGCCGGCATTCCGGGCGTGTCACTGCCGGACATGTTGCCGTCCTCTTCCGAAAAATCCTGGAAGACCTGGCACTTCTCGTTCCATGCGGTGGCCGACCTTCCAGAAGCCCTGCTGCAAGGACGTGAGCGGATTTATCTCGAATGGTTCTTTAGGGAGAAAACCGCTAATCCCTCCTGCTATGGCGAGATCGAAATGGCCGAATACGAGCGTCTGCTGAGCGCGCCCGGTGGCTTGCGCGCCGGACTGGCCTTCTATCGTTCCTTGTCCGAATCCGCCACCCAAAACAAGGCGTTGGCAGAAACGCGCCGCCTGGCCATGCCAGTCTTGGGATTATCTTCCGACCAAGGCTCGATTCCAGACATGGCGGCTACGCTCAGGCCGTATGGAGACGATGTGCACAGCGATACCATCCTGCACTGCGGGCATTTCCAACCGGAGGAACAGCCGGAGGCCGTTGCCAAGGCCTTGGCGCGCTTCTTCCGCTAG